In Clostridia bacterium, the DNA window CGCCGACGAACAGGAACGCGAGCGTGGCGCCGAGGAGTAGCCCGGCGGCCGAAAGCTTGAACGCGCCGCGAAACCCCACGAGGTGCGCGATGACGCCCCCGAAGAGCGGCCCGAGCACGCCGCCGACGGCGCCGCCGGTCTGCAGCGCGCCCAGCGCGCGACCGAGTTCCGGGGTGGGGGTGTTGCTCGCGACGAGCGCCGTCGACGCCGGGATGAAGCCCGACATCATGCCGAAGAGCACGCGCAGGACGGCCAGCTGCAGGGGCGACTGGGCGTACCCCATCAGAAAGTAGATGACGGCCAGGCTGAATCCGGACCGCAGGAGCATGGCCCGCTGGCCGAAGCGGTCCGCGAGGGAGCCCCAGACCGGCGACATGACGGCCGTGCCGAGGAACGCGCCCGCCAGCACGACCCCGCTCCAGAGGCTCGGGTCCCCGCGCAGGCCCAGCTGCACGAGATACAGCGGCAGAAAGGGCATGACCAGCGAAAAGCTGGCTGAAACGATCAGCGATCCGAACCAGAGCACGTAGAGGTTCTGCTGCCAGGGGGCGAGCCCGGGCGCCCGCAACCGGGCGGGCAATTCCCGGACGCTCCCGTGCGACGACGCTTCTTCGTCCAACGCTAGCCCTCGATTCGTGGAAGTCGGACCGGGTGGTCGCGCTCCCAGGCGGCCGCGGCGCTCAGGAGACGCGCCTCCTCCCACCACGGCGCGACGAGCTGCAACCCGACGGGCAGGCCGGCCGCGCCCAGGCCGGCGCAGACCGTGAGCGCGGGGGTGCCGACGAGGTTGAACGGCCCGGTGTTGCTGAGCAGCAGGCGGCGCAGCTCGTTGTCGCGCGCCTCGTCGTAGCCGTCCTCCTTCAGGTACGACCCGATCCTCGGCGCCGTGGTGCGCGTCGCCGGCAACGCCAACAGATGGTACCGTCCGAAGGCCGCGCGCGCCTCCTCGATCAGGCGGGCGCGCCCCTGCCGGGCGAGCTCGAAATCCCTGAGCGATGTGGCCTCGCCGGCGCGCAAGCGCGCCGCGACGTCCGGGCCGAAGCCCTCCGGGCGGCGGCGCCAATCGTGGCGGAGGTGCGCGAACGCTTCGTACCGGGCGATGACGCCCTGATGCACCATGGCGTCGGCGAGGAAGGGCGCCCGCATGTCCTCCACCACCGCGCCCTGGTCGCGGAACCAGGCGATCGCTTCTTCGATCCGGTCGGCGAGGTCGTCGTTGAGGTCGTTCCAGAAGGGCTCCCGGGGCACGCCGACGCGCAGGCCGGCCAGGGAACCGGCCGGCGACTCGGCCGCGGCGAGGATCGAGGCCGCCCAACCACCCGGCGGGGCGGGCGGCGCGGCGCTGTCCTCTCCCCCGCTGGCGGCGGCGTCGCCTGCACCCGCGCCGGTGCGGCGGCCGTCGTCCGCCGCGAGCGCCGCCAGCCCCCAGGCCGCGTCCGCCGTCGTGCGGGCCAGCACGCCCGGACAGTCGAGCGACGCGGCGAGCGGCACGAGCCCGCCGGCCGGGATGGCGCCGTTGGTGGGCTTGATGCCGACGAGCCCGCACAGCGCAGCCGGGATGCGGACGGATCCGCCGGTGTCGCTGCCCAGAGCCAGGATGCCGATGCCCGCCGCCAGCGCCGCGGCCGCGCCGCCGCTGGAGCCGCCGGGCG includes these proteins:
- a CDS encoding amidase, coding for MAGSHVRPARPRDPDDPFDFTVTELRAAYLAGRLTPTAYVESLLDRIDAFEPELNAFITVTADLALEQAREAERRLAEGGEEAYRDAPLLGVPVTIKDNFDVAGVRTTAGSPLRRGHRAAADAEAVARWRRAGAIFLGKTNLHEFAWGATTENPHFGPARNPWDPRRSPGGSSGGAAAALAAGIGILALGSDTGGSVRIPAALCGLVGIKPTNGAIPAGGLVPLAASLDCPGVLARTTADAAWGLAALAADDGRRTGAGAGDAAASGGEDSAAPPAPPGGWAASILAAAESPAGSLAGLRVGVPREPFWNDLNDDLADRIEEAIAWFRDQGAVVEDMRAPFLADAMVHQGVIARYEAFAHLRHDWRRRPEGFGPDVAARLRAGEATSLRDFELARQGRARLIEEARAAFGRYHLLALPATRTTAPRIGSYLKEDGYDEARDNELRRLLLSNTGPFNLVGTPALTVCAGLGAAGLPVGLQLVAPWWEEARLLSAAAAWERDHPVRLPRIEG